One window from the genome of Natrinema caseinilyticum encodes:
- a CDS encoding enoyl-CoA hydratase/isomerase family protein: protein MSVTVDRDTELDTVAHLRLDFGDLNLFSPDAIVSFREQVLSVPDDVSVLTIGPESADGVGGLTAGLKLDAVKDYSVSEAREMLTNLYELMQGVRDLDAVTVCRCGEYALGGGLELAMSCDFRVATEDAALGLPEINAGLVTGIQGGLLVRLVGLQAAKEIVYTGEPVSGLEADELGLVNEAVPADEFDATVDDLVETLAAKSPRIVQWQSQVFRALRSNGIEAGIDHSLETIAACFDTHDQHEAMTAFLEKREPEFRGR from the coding sequence ATGTCCGTAACCGTCGACCGCGACACTGAACTGGATACCGTAGCGCACCTCAGACTCGACTTCGGTGACCTGAATCTGTTTTCACCCGATGCGATCGTCAGTTTTCGAGAGCAGGTGCTGTCCGTCCCCGACGACGTTTCGGTCCTCACCATCGGTCCCGAATCGGCTGACGGCGTCGGGGGACTGACAGCCGGGTTGAAACTCGACGCGGTGAAGGACTATTCGGTCTCGGAAGCGCGGGAGATGCTGACGAACCTGTACGAACTCATGCAGGGTGTCCGGGACCTCGACGCGGTCACCGTGTGCCGATGTGGCGAGTACGCCCTCGGAGGCGGGCTGGAACTGGCGATGTCCTGTGACTTTCGCGTCGCGACCGAGGACGCCGCACTCGGCCTCCCGGAGATAAACGCCGGCCTCGTCACCGGGATTCAGGGCGGTCTCCTCGTTCGGCTGGTCGGTCTCCAGGCCGCGAAGGAAATCGTCTACACCGGTGAGCCCGTCTCCGGCCTGGAAGCCGATGAACTCGGGCTGGTCAACGAGGCTGTCCCGGCGGACGAGTTCGACGCGACCGTCGACGACCTCGTCGAGACGCTCGCCGCCAAGAGCCCGCGTATCGTCCAGTGGCAGTCACAGGTCTTCCGGGCGCTCAGATCGAACGGCATCGAAGCCGGGATCGATCACAGCCTCGAGACGATCGCGGCCTGTTTCGACACCCACGACCAACACGAGGCGATGACCGCGTTCCTCGAGAAACGGGAGCCGGAATTTCGGGGTCGGTAA
- a CDS encoding acyl-CoA dehydrogenase family protein has translation MDFELSDEQKLIRSEIRDLCAQFGDEYWREKDVQHEFGWEFYEEFADGGWCGVTIPEEYGGQGYGVQEASIIQQEIARSGAAMAGTSITSHHVFSAAPLVEYGSDEHKERYLPSIANGDVMVCTGVTEPNAGTDTSQIETFAERDGDEYVVNGQKIWTSKAQEADVIMLLTRTQPRAESDRFGGLTLFFTEFNEDMDSVDVSEIPKAGRGAADSNEVWFEDFRVPAEDRIGEEGAGFKYLLAFTNSERISIAANAVGIGQAALEKAADYAREREVFDSTIGSYQAIQHPLADSWSKLAQNELMIRKAAWLYDNGQNSGPEANAVKLRASEDAIEACERAVRVHGGMGYAKEYDVERYWREVMINVIAPISNEMVKNYISQHVLDLPRSY, from the coding sequence ATGGACTTCGAGCTCAGCGACGAGCAGAAACTAATCAGAAGCGAGATTCGGGATCTCTGTGCGCAGTTCGGCGACGAGTACTGGCGCGAAAAGGACGTACAACACGAGTTCGGGTGGGAGTTCTACGAGGAGTTCGCCGACGGCGGCTGGTGTGGGGTCACGATCCCCGAAGAGTACGGCGGACAGGGGTACGGCGTCCAGGAGGCGAGCATCATCCAGCAGGAAATCGCCCGCTCCGGTGCGGCGATGGCCGGCACGTCGATCACGTCACACCACGTGTTCAGCGCCGCGCCGCTGGTCGAATACGGCTCCGACGAGCACAAAGAACGATACCTTCCGAGCATCGCAAACGGTGACGTCATGGTCTGTACCGGTGTCACGGAGCCAAATGCGGGGACGGATACGTCACAGATCGAAACGTTCGCCGAGCGCGACGGCGACGAGTACGTCGTCAACGGCCAGAAGATATGGACCTCGAAGGCACAGGAGGCGGACGTCATCATGTTGCTCACGCGGACGCAACCGCGAGCGGAGAGCGACCGATTCGGCGGCCTCACGCTGTTTTTCACCGAGTTCAACGAGGACATGGACAGCGTGGACGTGAGCGAAATTCCGAAGGCCGGCCGCGGTGCCGCGGATTCGAACGAGGTCTGGTTCGAAGACTTCCGCGTGCCCGCCGAGGATCGGATCGGCGAGGAGGGAGCGGGATTCAAATACCTCCTCGCGTTTACGAACTCCGAGCGGATCAGCATCGCCGCGAACGCGGTCGGCATCGGCCAGGCCGCACTCGAGAAGGCCGCCGACTACGCCCGCGAGCGCGAAGTCTTCGATAGCACGATCGGGTCCTATCAGGCGATCCAGCATCCGCTCGCGGACTCGTGGAGTAAACTGGCCCAGAACGAACTGATGATCCGGAAAGCGGCGTGGCTGTACGACAACGGACAGAATTCGGGGCCCGAGGCGAACGCCGTCAAGCTCCGGGCGAGCGAAGACGCGATCGAGGCCTGCGAGCGCGCCGTTCGCGTCCACGGCGGGATGGGATACGCAAAGGAGTACGACGTCGAGCGCTACTGGCGCGAGGTCATGATCAACGTGATCGCCCCGATCTCGAACGAGATGGTCAAAAACTACATCTCACAGCACGTTCTCGATCTCCCCCGCTCGTACTGA
- a CDS encoding enoyl-CoA hydratase/isomerase family protein, translating into MSDDVVTATVTEGVGRMTIERPESMNAFTPRVLEELHDAIRSFEANDDVRAVVFTGAGDRAFCAGVDLGDEGGLNQSTPDALDTVHRAQRVLKALRRSSLPVVGAINGYAMGAGMDLALGTDIKVVKADAVMSQSYVDVGLSPGDGGAYMLPRLVGEEVAKDLIFSGRRISGTEAGELGIASTVVDGDADRTREVAHERARELANGPSVALGNAKQLINEAHDVNLETGLEHAIEALGECRETDDHAEAVAAFEEKRDPEFTGE; encoded by the coding sequence ATGTCCGATGACGTAGTAACCGCCACTGTCACGGAAGGAGTCGGCCGAATGACGATCGAACGACCGGAGAGCATGAACGCGTTCACGCCCCGCGTTTTGGAGGAATTACACGATGCGATTCGATCGTTCGAGGCGAACGACGACGTTCGCGCGGTCGTGTTCACGGGCGCCGGCGACCGGGCGTTCTGTGCGGGTGTCGACCTCGGCGACGAGGGCGGACTCAATCAATCGACGCCGGACGCGTTGGATACCGTCCACAGGGCGCAGCGGGTTCTCAAGGCGCTCCGACGGTCGTCGCTTCCGGTCGTCGGTGCGATAAACGGATACGCGATGGGTGCCGGGATGGATCTCGCGCTGGGCACCGACATCAAAGTCGTCAAGGCCGATGCCGTGATGAGCCAGTCGTACGTGGACGTGGGTCTCTCGCCGGGCGACGGCGGCGCGTACATGCTGCCCCGTCTCGTCGGCGAAGAGGTCGCGAAGGATCTCATCTTCTCCGGGCGCCGCATCTCCGGCACGGAGGCCGGCGAACTCGGCATCGCCTCGACGGTCGTCGACGGCGACGCAGACCGCACTCGCGAAGTCGCTCACGAGCGCGCCCGAGAACTGGCCAACGGGCCCTCGGTCGCACTCGGAAACGCAAAGCAGCTCATCAACGAGGCTCACGACGTCAACCTGGAAACCGGACTCGAACACGCGATCGAGGCGCTCGGCGAGTGTCGCGAAACGGACGATCACGCCGAAGCCGTCGCCGCGTTCGAAGAGAAGCGCGATCCGGAATTCACGGGCGAATAG
- a CDS encoding enoyl-CoA hydratase/isomerase family protein, whose amino-acid sequence MSEKVLLDVSDGIATLTINNPDKRNAMDQETRSALRDRVDEVDANDEIRVVVLRGEGDSYITGGDIEAFADYDQVDALEYLTNYGQGLYNDVAELTKPTIAAIDGYAFGGGLEISLACDLRVATPDATIGLTEVGLGIIPGGGGTQRLAHVAGAGVAKDLIFTGRAVDAEEAADLGIVNRVYDAEEFDESVRELAETIAANAPMALRLAKKSINRGLDAEAGLDFERIACSFLFGTADKQEGAEAFLEKRDPNFEGR is encoded by the coding sequence ATGTCCGAGAAGGTCTTGCTCGACGTTTCGGATGGAATAGCCACGCTGACGATCAACAACCCGGACAAGCGGAACGCGATGGATCAGGAGACTCGAAGCGCGCTCCGCGACCGCGTCGACGAGGTGGACGCGAACGACGAGATCAGGGTCGTCGTCCTCCGGGGAGAGGGTGACTCGTACATCACGGGCGGCGACATCGAGGCGTTCGCCGACTACGATCAGGTCGACGCACTCGAGTATCTCACGAACTACGGCCAGGGACTCTACAACGACGTCGCGGAGCTCACCAAACCGACGATCGCGGCGATCGACGGCTACGCCTTCGGCGGCGGCCTCGAGATATCGCTCGCCTGCGACCTCCGCGTCGCGACGCCGGACGCGACGATCGGCCTCACGGAGGTCGGACTCGGGATCATCCCGGGCGGCGGCGGCACCCAGCGACTCGCGCACGTCGCCGGCGCCGGCGTAGCGAAGGACCTCATCTTCACCGGCCGCGCGGTCGACGCCGAGGAAGCCGCCGATCTCGGCATCGTCAACCGGGTGTACGACGCCGAGGAGTTCGACGAATCCGTCCGCGAGTTGGCCGAAACCATCGCGGCGAACGCCCCGATGGCACTCCGGCTGGCGAAGAAGTCGATCAATCGCGGTCTGGACGCCGAGGCCGGACTCGACTTCGAGCGGATCGCCTGTTCGTTCCTGTTCGGGACGGCGGACAAACAGGAGGGAGCCGAAGCGTTTCTCGAGAAGCGCGACCCGAATTTCGAGGGCCGCTGA
- a CDS encoding MaoC family dehydratase, which produces MTMFFDDLSEGEMFESGSHTVTKAEIISFAEQFDPQPFHVDEEAAQDSMFGGLVASGLHTLSLATRLTIDGCLSEIANMGGSGMDELRWYTPVRPGDTLSVRVEVLEKTPSESRSDRGYVDLKRRVYNDDGEEVMSAISHNIVRRRESDGEA; this is translated from the coding sequence ATGACGATGTTCTTCGACGATCTGAGCGAGGGTGAGATGTTCGAAAGCGGTTCCCACACGGTGACGAAAGCGGAGATTATCTCGTTTGCTGAACAGTTCGATCCGCAACCGTTTCACGTCGACGAGGAGGCGGCCCAGGACTCGATGTTCGGCGGGCTGGTCGCGAGCGGACTCCACACGCTCAGCCTCGCCACCCGGCTGACCATCGACGGGTGTCTGAGCGAAATCGCGAACATGGGCGGCAGCGGCATGGACGAACTCAGGTGGTACACGCCGGTCCGTCCCGGCGATACGCTCTCCGTCCGCGTGGAGGTACTCGAGAAAACGCCGAGCGAAAGCCGCTCCGACCGCGGCTACGTCGACCTGAAGCGACGGGTGTACAACGACGACGGCGAGGAAGTGATGTCGGCCATCTCGCACAACATCGTTCGGCGGCGGGAATCGGACGGCGAAGCCTGA
- a CDS encoding class I adenylate-forming enzyme family protein, with amino-acid sequence MMRIEQLLESRVEKTPAKPFVTFPDEDGATDGTFETVAERSKQYANALSTLGIESGDRVGVFLPNRPEFVFLLFASAYLDSVTAPANPEYTASELGHSVELSRPSVLVTTADLLEVAVEATAETSVERVVTVDPVEGYESLPAVADEQPATRPTHDGDVESIGLHMYTSGTTGPPKAVECQHENWTVSAVDFQKRMGFTVADTLLTALPLFHANAQVYSLLGGAAAGAEVVIYERFSSSRWWEWCRAHDVTEFNAMGSMLKMLDNRPESDDDADNPVERVFSAGTPPELIEPFEERFDLQVVEGYSLTEDPLLILNPVDEDKRRIGSIGLPPAEKRVRVVDDDGAEVARGERGEIVQQCPALMAGYHRQPEKTDEAIDDGWFYTGDYGKIDEDGFVYFLDRKKDIVRRGGENISSYEVEGVIKSLDAVDEVAVIPSPDEFYTEVVKALVSVKDGRKLTEAEIIDRCRDDLASFKLPRYIEFVDEFPYTPTGKIQKEKLRTRETEERPDHWARDADET; translated from the coding sequence ATGATGCGAATCGAGCAACTCCTCGAGTCGCGGGTAGAAAAGACGCCGGCGAAGCCGTTCGTGACGTTTCCGGACGAGGACGGTGCGACCGACGGAACGTTCGAGACGGTGGCCGAGAGATCGAAGCAGTACGCGAACGCGCTTTCGACGCTCGGTATCGAATCCGGTGACCGCGTCGGGGTGTTCCTCCCGAACCGCCCCGAATTCGTGTTCCTCCTGTTCGCAAGCGCCTATCTCGACAGCGTGACGGCCCCGGCGAACCCGGAGTACACGGCCTCCGAACTCGGACACTCGGTGGAACTCTCGCGACCGTCCGTTCTCGTGACGACGGCCGACTTACTCGAGGTCGCGGTCGAAGCGACGGCGGAGACGTCTGTGGAGCGAGTCGTGACCGTGGACCCCGTCGAGGGGTACGAGTCGTTACCCGCGGTGGCGGACGAGCAACCGGCGACGCGTCCGACGCACGACGGCGACGTCGAATCGATCGGCCTCCACATGTACACGTCGGGAACGACGGGCCCGCCGAAGGCCGTCGAGTGTCAGCACGAAAACTGGACGGTGAGCGCGGTCGATTTCCAGAAACGAATGGGCTTTACCGTCGCGGACACGCTGTTGACGGCGCTCCCGCTGTTTCACGCGAACGCACAGGTCTACTCGCTGCTCGGTGGCGCGGCGGCCGGTGCGGAGGTCGTAATCTACGAGCGGTTCTCCTCCTCGCGGTGGTGGGAGTGGTGTCGGGCCCACGACGTCACCGAGTTCAACGCGATGGGGAGCATGCTGAAGATGCTGGACAACCGACCCGAGTCCGACGACGACGCGGACAATCCCGTCGAACGGGTCTTTTCGGCGGGCACGCCGCCGGAACTCATCGAACCGTTCGAGGAGCGATTCGACCTCCAGGTCGTCGAAGGCTATTCCCTCACCGAAGATCCGTTGTTGATTCTGAATCCCGTAGACGAGGACAAGCGCCGTATCGGCAGTATCGGGCTCCCGCCCGCCGAGAAGCGAGTTCGGGTGGTCGACGACGATGGAGCCGAGGTGGCACGCGGCGAGCGCGGCGAAATCGTCCAGCAGTGTCCGGCGTTGATGGCCGGCTATCATCGCCAACCGGAGAAAACCGACGAGGCGATCGACGACGGCTGGTTCTACACGGGCGACTACGGGAAAATCGACGAGGACGGATTCGTGTACTTCCTGGATCGGAAGAAAGACATCGTCCGACGAGGGGGAGAGAACATCTCCTCGTACGAGGTCGAGGGCGTGATCAAGTCCCTCGACGCGGTCGACGAAGTCGCCGTCATTCCGAGCCCCGACGAGTTTTACACCGAGGTCGTCAAGGCGCTCGTCAGCGTCAAAGACGGTCGGAAGCTCACGGAAGCCGAAATAATCGATCGGTGCCGTGACGACCTCGCATCGTTCAAACTGCCGCGATACATCGAGTTCGTCGACGAGTTCCCCTACACGCCGACGGGCAAGATCCAGAAAGAAAAGCTCCGAACTCGCGAGACAGAGGAACGACCGGACCACTGGGCCCGCGACGCGGACGAGACCTGA
- a CDS encoding alpha/beta fold hydrolase: MTELTGQYADVDGTRVYYETAGDSDERSVVLVHTAGADGRQWRYVAPALADRGYHVIVPDLPGHGKSYPSEWEPHTSIGQHADSVWALTEELGLDQPVVGGCSIGGDVTLAIAVDHAADLTGAVAMEGAGKTRGAQLGRLSHPHAIPGWQDVLEYSVVDSTGPDCPPASRTELAWQHRGAQEVATNDLQGWADFDVLDELHRADCPVMLVRGEADYFIQDDVFSETVEALPDCEPVVLEGVGHYPMMERPDEVTELMDEFIGDR; this comes from the coding sequence ATGACCGAGCTGACCGGTCAGTACGCCGACGTGGACGGAACGCGCGTCTATTACGAGACGGCGGGCGATTCGGACGAACGGTCGGTCGTCCTGGTCCACACGGCGGGCGCCGACGGCCGGCAGTGGCGATACGTCGCGCCCGCGCTGGCCGACCGCGGGTATCACGTGATCGTCCCGGACCTCCCGGGCCACGGGAAGTCGTATCCGAGCGAGTGGGAGCCCCACACGAGCATCGGTCAACACGCCGATTCGGTCTGGGCGCTCACGGAGGAACTGGGGCTCGATCAGCCGGTCGTCGGCGGCTGTTCCATCGGCGGTGACGTGACGCTCGCCATCGCGGTCGATCACGCCGCCGATCTCACGGGGGCCGTCGCCATGGAAGGTGCGGGGAAAACGCGGGGCGCACAGTTGGGCCGCCTCTCTCACCCGCACGCGATTCCGGGGTGGCAGGACGTCCTCGAGTACTCGGTCGTCGATTCCACCGGCCCGGACTGCCCGCCGGCGTCTCGAACAGAACTCGCGTGGCAACACCGCGGCGCACAGGAAGTCGCCACGAACGACCTCCAGGGGTGGGCGGATTTCGACGTTCTCGACGAGCTTCATCGGGCGGACTGTCCCGTCATGCTGGTCCGCGGCGAGGCCGACTACTTCATCCAGGACGACGTCTTTTCCGAGACGGTCGAGGCGCTCCCCGACTGCGAACCGGTCGTCCTCGAGGGTGTCGGCCACTATCCGATGATGGAGCGACCCGACGAGGTGACGGAGCTGATGGACGAATTCATCGGCGACAGGTAG
- a CDS encoding SDR family NAD(P)-dependent oxidoreductase yields the protein MRGLSGKRVIVTGSGRGIGRGIARRLAAEGAVVVVNDVDESNAEETVSLIESEGGEAITGIADVADFDAVETMVSETVDELGGVDVLVNNAGWDRIEWFTDQDPSVWDRLIDINLRGQINCSRAVADYFVDSETEGTIVNISSDAGRVGSSGEAVYAGCKGGVIAFTKTLARELARNNVNCNVIAPGPADTPLVAEMREDSELGDKILGSMENQVPLGRMAEPADIAGAVAFMASEDAAFVTGQVLSVSGGLTMVD from the coding sequence ATGCGTGGACTCAGCGGCAAGCGCGTCATCGTAACCGGCAGCGGCCGCGGTATCGGTCGCGGTATCGCACGCCGTCTCGCGGCGGAAGGAGCGGTCGTCGTCGTAAACGACGTCGACGAGTCGAACGCCGAGGAGACGGTCTCGCTGATCGAATCTGAGGGCGGCGAAGCCATCACGGGAATCGCCGACGTGGCGGACTTCGACGCGGTCGAGACGATGGTTTCGGAAACGGTCGACGAACTCGGCGGCGTCGACGTGCTCGTCAACAACGCCGGCTGGGATCGTATCGAGTGGTTCACGGATCAGGATCCGTCGGTCTGGGATCGCTTGATCGATATCAATCTCAGGGGCCAGATCAACTGTTCGCGAGCAGTCGCCGACTATTTCGTCGACTCGGAGACCGAGGGCACCATCGTGAACATCTCGTCGGATGCGGGGCGCGTGGGGAGTTCCGGCGAAGCGGTGTACGCCGGGTGCAAAGGCGGCGTCATCGCCTTCACGAAGACCCTCGCACGGGAGCTGGCACGGAACAACGTAAACTGCAACGTCATCGCTCCCGGGCCGGCCGACACGCCGCTCGTGGCGGAGATGCGAGAGGACTCGGAGCTCGGGGACAAAATTCTCGGCAGCATGGAGAACCAGGTTCCGCTCGGCCGCATGGCCGAACCGGCGGACATCGCGGGTGCCGTCGCGTTCATGGCGTCGGAGGACGCGGCGTTCGTGACGGGACAGGTGCTGAGCGTCTCCGGCGGGCTGACGATGGTCGACTAG
- a CDS encoding enoyl-CoA hydratase/isomerase family protein has translation MSSFDRISVTTDESNERIAHVLLDNEAEHNTLDLRTIQELDDAFTAADRDADIDAIVLGTTGDVFCSGADLGDLTEMAFEEGTRWMSQYFEAIDVLRDTGKPTIAAIEGVCAAGGNELAMGCDLIVAGESARFGQPEVGVGSTAAGGGVQLLPLLVGEKRAREMLLLGEMYPATQMQEWGLVNRIVDDGAARDAAASLADDVVSNKSPQAYRAIKTIMKTWTNVGMLNQEMARDMTAAVWDSDEFRDRAEAFVDREDQTPRSFTGSQPVDHE, from the coding sequence ATGTCATCCTTCGACAGGATCTCGGTGACGACGGACGAGTCGAACGAGCGGATCGCCCACGTTCTGCTCGACAACGAAGCAGAGCACAACACCCTCGATCTGCGGACGATCCAGGAGCTAGACGACGCCTTCACGGCGGCCGATCGCGACGCGGACATCGACGCGATCGTGCTCGGAACGACCGGCGACGTCTTCTGTTCGGGGGCCGACCTCGGCGATCTGACGGAGATGGCCTTCGAGGAGGGAACGCGCTGGATGAGCCAGTACTTCGAGGCGATCGACGTGCTCAGGGACACGGGAAAACCGACGATCGCCGCGATCGAGGGGGTCTGTGCCGCGGGCGGGAACGAACTGGCGATGGGGTGTGACCTCATCGTCGCGGGCGAGTCGGCCAGGTTCGGCCAGCCGGAAGTCGGCGTCGGCTCCACCGCCGCCGGCGGTGGCGTCCAGTTGCTCCCGCTGCTCGTCGGGGAGAAACGGGCGCGGGAGATGCTGCTGCTCGGAGAGATGTATCCCGCCACCCAGATGCAGGAGTGGGGGCTCGTCAACCGAATCGTCGACGACGGCGCCGCTCGAGACGCGGCCGCCTCGCTCGCGGACGACGTCGTTTCGAACAAGAGTCCGCAGGCCTACCGCGCGATCAAGACGATCATGAAGACCTGGACGAACGTCGGCATGCTCAACCAGGAGATGGCTCGAGACATGACGGCCGCCGTCTGGGACTCCGACGAGTTCCGCGACCGAGCCGAGGCGTTCGTCGACAGAGAGGATCAGACCCCGCGGTCGTTTACCGGGTCGCAGCCGGTCGACCACGAGTAA
- a CDS encoding class I adenylate-forming enzyme family protein — MLEWDDATVYQGIAAIADRRPDQTALVFEGDRTSYAELIAESDALAHALADAGVSAGDRIAVWLSNRPEWITTQLAASSLGAAVVAVNTRYRTHELAYMLDDSGCKLLLTEETFLGADHLNMLSEVVPEISESDPESFSTERDGALNHVVALESHPDYPAVRSYEAFVDGGRRGEVGPPADDPTAPAAVFYTSGTTSDPKGCLQSNRSLLNHSYNVGEFFDISADDVALGVLPFCGIWGYNMFLSALAHGIPLVPQTHFDPERTIELVETHEVTYMSTLATMLLRMMRHDSFDPERVASMECGATGFVTMGYDETVFEELEEAFGFPLVQPYGLSEGNSQIFVGDPSAPAAQRKRVGGPPIHPDIEVRIADPETNETLPPGEDGEICLRGYNLMNEYHDKPEKTAECIDEGGWFHTGDLGVRDGHGNFVYQSRLDDALRVRGFLVTPRDIETVVDDHPAVELSQVVGAPHPRHGQVPVAFVKRSEPDLEVDDLRTFLENRVADYKVPEDVEFVDEFPRSEGPHGEKIQKIELRDRVADRYRTE; from the coding sequence ATGCTCGAGTGGGACGATGCCACCGTCTATCAGGGAATAGCAGCGATCGCAGACCGACGGCCGGACCAAACGGCGCTCGTCTTCGAGGGGGATCGGACGAGCTACGCGGAGCTGATCGCGGAGAGCGACGCGCTCGCACACGCGCTGGCGGACGCCGGTGTGAGCGCCGGCGATCGGATCGCAGTCTGGTTGAGCAATCGCCCGGAGTGGATAACGACGCAACTGGCCGCGTCGTCTCTCGGGGCGGCGGTCGTCGCGGTCAACACGCGCTATCGCACGCACGAACTGGCGTACATGTTGGACGACTCCGGTTGCAAGCTGTTGCTCACCGAGGAGACGTTCCTCGGAGCCGATCACCTGAACATGCTTTCGGAGGTCGTTCCCGAAATCAGCGAGAGCGATCCGGAGTCGTTCTCGACCGAGCGCGACGGCGCGCTAAACCACGTGGTCGCCCTCGAGTCCCACCCGGACTATCCGGCGGTCCGGAGCTACGAGGCGTTCGTGGACGGCGGTCGAAGGGGCGAGGTGGGGCCGCCGGCCGACGATCCGACTGCGCCCGCAGCGGTGTTTTACACGAGCGGGACGACGAGCGATCCGAAGGGGTGTCTCCAGTCCAACCGCTCGCTCCTGAATCACTCGTACAACGTGGGGGAGTTCTTCGACATCTCGGCGGACGACGTCGCGCTCGGCGTCCTCCCGTTCTGTGGCATCTGGGGGTACAACATGTTTCTGAGCGCGCTGGCTCACGGCATCCCGCTGGTTCCACAGACTCACTTCGACCCCGAGCGGACCATCGAACTCGTCGAGACCCACGAGGTGACGTACATGTCGACGCTGGCGACGATGCTCCTGCGGATGATGCGCCACGACAGCTTCGATCCGGAGCGGGTCGCGTCGATGGAGTGCGGGGCGACCGGGTTCGTGACCATGGGATACGACGAAACCGTCTTCGAGGAGCTAGAGGAAGCGTTCGGCTTCCCGCTGGTCCAGCCCTACGGTCTCTCGGAAGGGAACAGTCAGATTTTCGTCGGGGACCCGTCGGCCCCCGCGGCGCAGCGAAAACGGGTCGGCGGGCCGCCGATCCATCCGGACATCGAGGTCCGTATCGCCGACCCCGAAACCAACGAGACGCTGCCACCCGGGGAAGACGGCGAAATCTGTCTCCGGGGATACAACCTGATGAACGAGTACCACGACAAACCCGAAAAAACGGCCGAGTGCATAGACGAGGGCGGCTGGTTTCACACCGGCGACCTGGGCGTTCGGGACGGCCACGGAAACTTCGTGTATCAATCTCGGCTCGACGACGCCCTCCGCGTTCGCGGATTCCTCGTCACGCCCAGGGACATCGAAACGGTCGTCGACGACCACCCCGCCGTCGAACTGTCGCAGGTCGTCGGCGCGCCCCACCCCAGACACGGGCAGGTGCCGGTCGCGTTCGTCAAGCGCAGCGAGCCCGATCTCGAGGTGGATGACCTCCGGACGTTCCTCGAGAATCGGGTCGCGGACTACAAAGTGCCGGAAGACGTCGAATTCGTGGACGAGTTCCCGAGATCGGAGGGGCCACACGGGGAGAAGATTCAGAAGATCGAACTCCGCGACCGCGTCGCGGATCGGTACCGAACCGAGTAG